The sequence ATTCCTCtttctacattttaaaatctGGTAATTTGAGAACTGCATAAATTGGCAGGTTTGcttgtttggttgtttttaacATGACAAGTTTAgccaacaaatgaatgaaaccatttttcttttttttatataggaaatTGCTTGCACATGGGCTCATCTACTTTGTCACCGCCTATCCCATCATAACCTAGGATATTATTATGCCCTTCTAGGAAACAGACATGAAGATGTTATCGGGTGCACTCTGTTTCCCAGTATATTGCATTTACaatgtcatctagtcaattccaactcaaggcaattCCAAATTTATCAGAGTACAACTATGCTCCTTAAGGTTTCCAAAGGCTGATATTTGGCAGTAGATCTcattcctttcttctgaggtgcctctgtgtggaaaTGAGCCATCAAACTTTCAATTAGAAGCAAATatgtgaaccatttgcaccacccagtgattaCAGTTGCAGTTGGGAACTATAAATATGAACTGAAATGTCAGTGTTGTTACCAACGCTGGATTCATATAGGTTTCAGATGAAGAACCTCACTGAAGTCACCATGTTTACATTGCTGGGCTTCACAGATAATTTTGAACtgcaagtctttctctttctactATTTCTTGCAATCTATGTTTTTACTCTGGTGGGAAATTTGGGACTGGTTTTATTAGTCATGGCAGATGCCCgactccacactcccatgtactatTTTCTGAGTGTGTTATCTTTCTTAGATGCCTGCTATTCTTCAGTTGTCACCCCGAAAATATTGGTCAATTTTCTGGCAGAGAATAAAACTGTTTCATTCCTTGGATGTACAATACAGATGCTACTCATTGTCACTTTTGGAACCACAGAATGTTTTCTCTTAGCAGCAATGGCATACGACTGGTATGCAGCAATTTACAACCCACTTCTCTATTCGGTTAACATGTCATCCAGAGTCTATGTGTCACTTATCTCTGCTTCATATGTTGGTGGTATTTCACATGCTACTTTACACACAGTGGCAACTTTTAGCCTCTCCTTCTGTGCATCCAATGAAATTAGACATGTCTTTTGTGATATCCCTCCACTTCTTGCTATCTCTTGCTCTGACACTCACATCAACCAACTTCTACTCTTCTACTTTGTGGGATCTATTGAGATATTCACTGTCCTCATTGTCTTGATATCTTATGGATTCATTTTTATGGCCATTCTGAAGGTGCATTCTGCTGAAGGAAGGCGAAAAGTGTTTTCCACCTGTGGCTCTCACCTAACTGGAGTATCAATTTACCATGGAACAATCCTCTTCATGTACTTGAGACCAAGTTCCAGCTATGTTTTGGACCGTGACATCATAGTGTCTGTATTCTACACCATTGTGATTCCCGTGCTGAATCCCCTCatctacagtttgaggaacaaagatgtaaaagaagcaATGAAGAAATGTTTCAGAGAAATTTGTTCATAAGTAAAGCATATTTGTAGCATTGTAAAACTGAAAAGAATGTCGAGTATCAATTCATACTGCTAAAGTTTGAATCTAGAGAAGAAAGtgtcttgcttttatttttcagtgTGTGTATATCCTAGAATATTTCCAAACAAAGCATTAACAAACCTTCCAAGGCAGAACTTTATGAGCACAGAGAAATCGTCCCATTTACATGGCTGTAGGACAATTTTCAAATGTTCCCATATTAAACATTCAGTGATGGATTATATCCCTGATTACTGTTTGTTTAACTTGACCTTCACTTGCCGGAAAGGTGATGCCCTGAGAACTCCATGACTTCACTTTTCCTCACATCATTTATAGTAAGTCTTCAGCAAACAGTTGGAAGTTAATTTCCCTTTCTGGAATCCCTGTGAAGGGCCTCCCGAAGATTACCAGCCCCTTATGCCCTTACATACTGAGAACCACCTAGGCCTTTGAATATGCTTTCTGCACTGTTTGGCTCAAAATCATATGTCGATTCCATTATTACATTTTTGCCATTGTTTAATCACAAAAATTGATTAGGCTCATTCTGAAACTACTGAGAGATTACACAGTAATATTTGTTGAGAGTACACTTAAGGctcagtaaaaataaatatacagcTTAGAAAATAATCTACAAGTGGCCACTATATGTGATTGTTTCAAGCTCTGAAAAATGATTACGCCATTGGACAATCCTTTAATGGTTCTAGTTTATTTCCTCATCCTGCCTTTGTTCTCTAATCACAAGGACAACCCTGCTCTGGTCATCATGAATGACATTTTTCAACAATGATCAGGATCCAGAGAATGGAAAAAGCCCTACATCACCTCAGCTATTTCCTGTTTATGTCGTCTGCTCTTGaactatttgtttttatttcaatatttgtttattttttgagtaATTAAGAGCAAAAAGTGTGTTTCATTCAATGAAACCCACTTTCTTCCTACCAGCAGAGGTTGTCTTGTGGccctaccacaataaaattatcaTAACATAGCAATCAAAACAATGTTCCTGTAAAAaccaattgtcatggattgaactgtgtccccccaaaaatatgtatcaacttggtgatgcagtgattaccagtattgtgtggttgccctccattttgtgattgtaattttaggtcaaagaggattagggcagaACAGAAACATTCTTAttaaggtcacatctctgatccaatgtaaagggaatttccctggggtgtgacctgcactaccttttacattataagagataaaaggaaagggaagcaagcagagaggagggacacCTCGTACCACTAGGAGCAGAAAGCATCCTTTAGATCTAGGGatcctgtgtgaagaagctcctagtccaggggaaggttgatgagaaggatcttcctccagagccaacagagacagaaaaccttcccctggagctgatggcctgaacttggacttctagctactagagtgtgaggaaataaatttctctttgttaaagccatccacttgtggtatttctgttacagcaacactagatgactgagacaccaatGCTAAAGTGTGAGTTTGAAAAACACTCCAGTAAATTTAAGAGACTCAATTTCTAATGTCTTCTGGTCAATAATGCAAACAGAACTAATACTTTTCTATTGGAAGAAGGAAATACTGGACAACAGAGTGTGGTTTACATATATACTCGAAATTCCTTTAAAAGTTCTAATTTTCAGAGATGCAACATAGACATTTTACCTTCTAAAAATTATACAGTTTGAAGCCCCAGTAACTTAATATTATTTCTTATTATGATCTATTGAGATGGTCTTTCTAGAAGAAGGGAATATTTTGCTTCAAATGTACTCATAAAAATGCATGTTTTACAAAACTCAGTATTTTTGCCGCATTTCtagaacatttttaaatgttctatTATTCAAACCGGGCTTTCAAAATCATGAAGGCAAAGATTCAGTCAACATTGTCTCTTGGTTTATCagtctttcaaataaaaataataataataatcttttgGGAAAGGAAGAGATGAACTGAAGGAATAAGTTTGCACCCAATTATGCCTAAAAATATTTGGTTAATAATCCAGCCATCAAAGTAGACAAGAGTTCATGTCAAATTAACCTATATGAAAATTCCaatatatttcctttctttcttctaatAAAGTAAAAACCAAATTGTGAGGATAAGACAGTCTCCAATGAGTTATTTGTTCAAGTCAACATGGAAAAATGGTATATTTAAGTATCAATAACTTTTACACTTTATAAATCTCCTCAAATATCTTTCCTTTAAGAAAGATTTGACCTTCCCTGTCctctttcagcattttttttaaatataacacaTTGTTCAATATTataacaaatattaaataaaatagatataagTATTTGTTGTTTTCAATATTTGGCTAataagggagctctggtggtatagaGGTTAAAGCTTTTGGGTGttcaccaaaaggtctgtggtttgaacctaccaggcactccgcaggagtaagatgtggcagtctgcttccacaaggaCGGTAgccatggaaaccttatgaggaaactatactctgtcctacagggtcacaatgagtaggaatcagctagacagcagtgggtctggtttcatGTAGATCTATCACTATGCTGACACTGTAAATTGCATAAAGGCAGTCATTGTGTCTCTCCTCATAGTTGTGTCTCTGCTCCCCAGGACATAACATTGTACTTGGAACAGTAAGTTTACCTggagatatttattgaatgaatggtgAGTCAATGAATGAGTGATAGTTAACAGCAATAGTTAGAACTCATATGCAGCTGATTAGGCACTGCACAATTATGTAAGTGCTTTCCGTATATTAAGTCTCGCCATCATCATAGCAACTCTAAGAAGTGGTTCTACTATTatctcagatgaggaaacagaggcacataAATTTGCTCAAGACCACATAGCTCCTAAGAGTGATAGCCATATTCTAAGTTAAGCTTCCTGGCTACAGGGGCTTCACTTTTAGACAGTTTGGTACGTAGACTAAAAGAACATACTGATCTTTTTCCTTTATCAACTGCATTATTGGGCCTTCAGACAACATCTGATGAGGTATTGAAGGCCTTTATAAAGTCAAtgacagaaaatagagaaaaaaaagtatgtaaggAGTGTTGGAGATGTGGTTTCCACAGGATTTAACTAGTGATTGGTTTGGTTGAAACATGTGGAAGCTGCAGGTCATGAGCCTGAGTGATCATTAAACCCATACTGAAAGAAAGccatgtggtacagtggttaagt comes from Elephas maximus indicus isolate mEleMax1 chromosome 7, mEleMax1 primary haplotype, whole genome shotgun sequence and encodes:
- the LOC126079710 gene encoding olfactory receptor 5T3-like gives rise to the protein MSVLLPTLDSYRFQMKNLTEVTMFTLLGFTDNFELQVFLFLLFLAIYVFTLVGNLGLVLLVMADARLHTPMYYFLSVLSFLDACYSSVVTPKILVNFLAENKTVSFLGCTIQMLLIVTFGTTECFLLAAMAYDWYAAIYNPLLYSVNMSSRVYVSLISASYVGGISHATLHTVATFSLSFCASNEIRHVFCDIPPLLAISCSDTHINQLLLFYFVGSIEIFTVLIVLISYGFIFMAILKVHSAEGRRKVFSTCGSHLTGVSIYHGTILFMYLRPSSSYVLDRDIIVSVFYTIVIPVLNPLIYSLRNKDVKEAMKKCFREICS